From Hydractinia symbiolongicarpus strain clone_291-10 chromosome 12, HSymV2.1, whole genome shotgun sequence, one genomic window encodes:
- the LOC130621740 gene encoding uncharacterized protein LOC130621740, with protein MPCMTSERQLDIGDVIKLLENVEQYEYVHSPPMKPKAGEAYLFVPACPEEQDNWKCDQYRWVNYGSKEIPKRDPLVKKLFFIGKNPEGKTNKFQRHVYTLIGDQRFPRPVLCHYIGDESIMIDHPHGNTKRSSDPYFATAPSVRKNISFKVESPYGTPNRVLQETTLESQTLDTLGNPVLTPRNKIQVRNIRRNLRKATEKQRPSTEDMATLYSLGTELPGFFHYVRTFPDFAMIVGLNDLALEVENLLKLNAGPLVFSFHETFKVGKFYVTTFNFVHAAFSDRPVIPLQFLITESTGEYPLYEKLLRTVSENIPLLDQLETAVVTSQEHNFATPLNLVFPNFMQVYDWELVLMTARSWLRKSNQSVKAITDRAEDLRILLNSPSYDEFQQNLEKFKNQWDENFVTYFNEYLLEIIRKRLGRWLLERYKLYHPQMGVIGARNLDLQVVVRHLQELKVVTLDILLPSLYHLQLFLSTNVMKGFCGVGKYKLSPELNFLKREADELTLPTKLYEPQEIVNILKVRGISLVFEEMQEEGEVGSVIQAQRIVEMDNIVHSHQLQAFMVKSPSGSLQAVRLFPRESCSCSFSQRCSHIMAVMIAVGLPLFPEPVPKKKKARKSRSQPTKYIRPSVQHSFMEYELADTSMNQQPTVIPMIVTTTDGGENYVPASIDLSYQTA; from the exons ATAACTGGAAATGTGATCAGTATCGTTGGGTGAATTATGGTTCAAAAGAAATCCCAAAGCGTGACCCTTTGGTCAAAAAGCTGTTTTTCATTGGAAAAAATCCAGAAGGTAAAACCAATAAGTTCCAGCGCCATGTTTATACTTTGATTGGAGATCAGCGTTTTCCCCGGCCGGTGCTATGCCATTACATTGGTGACGAGTCTATTATGATTGACCACCCACATGGAAATACAAAAAGATCAAGTGACCCATACTTTGCAACCGCGCCTTCTGTTAGGAAAAATATTTCGTTTAAAGTAGAATCACCATATGGAACACCGAATAGAGTACTTCAGGAAACAACTCTTGAATCTCAAACATTGGACACACTTGGTAATCCAGTACTTACTCCACGCAACAAAATTCAAGTGCGGAATATTCGTAGGAATTTGCGGAAAGCAACTGAAAAGCAACGCCCTTCTACAGAAGATATGGCTACTCTTTACAGTCTTGGCACAGAATTGCCAGGTTTTTTTCATTATGTACGGACATTTCCTGATTTTGCAATGATAGTAGGACTGAATGATTTAGCTTTGGAGGTAGAAAACCTGTTAAAACTCAATGCTGGAcctttagttttttcttttcatgaAACATTTAAAGTTGGTAAATTTTATGTCACAACTTTTAATTTCGTACATGCTGCATTTTCTGATAGGCCTGTGATACCTCTACAATTTTTGATCACAGAATCGACTGGTGAATACCCATTATATGAGAAATTGTTACGTACTGTGTCTGAAAACATACCCTTACTTGACCAACTAGAAACTGCTGTAGTTACAAGCCAAGAACATAACTTTGCAACACCTCTAAATTTAGTATTTCCTAACTTTATGCAAGTTTATGACTGGGAGCTGGTTCTAATGACTGCCAGATCATGGCTTCGAAAAAGCAACCAAAGTGTAAAAGCTATTACAGACCGTGCTGAAGATCTTCGGATTCTCTTAAACAGCCCCTCGTATGAcgaatttcaacaaaatttggaaaagtttaaaaatcaatgggatgaaaattttgttacttATTTCAATGAATACTTATTAGAAATTATTCGTAAAAGATTAGGAAGGTGGCTACTTGAAAGGTATAAATTGTATCATCCACAGATGGGTGTTATTGGTGCCAGAAATCTTGATCTACAAGTTGTAGTGCGTCATTTACAAGAGCTTAAAGTTGTCACATTAGATATTCTTTTGCCATCTTTATATCACCTGCAGCTCTTCTTGTCAACCAATGTAATGAAAGGTTTCTGCGGTGTTGGAAAATATAAACTCAGTCCTGAGTTAAACTTTCTTAAACGCGAAGCTGATGAGTTAACATTGCCAACTAAACTGTATGAGCCACAAGAGATCGTAAACATTCTAAAGGTACGTGGCATTTCGTTAGTTTTTGAAGAGATGCAGGAAGAAGGAGAAGTTGGAAGTGTAATCCAAGCTCAAAGAATTGTTGAAATGGACAACATTGTTCACAGTCATCAGCTTCAG GCTTTCATGGTAAAATCACCATCAGGAAGTTTACAAGCTGTTCGTTTATTTCCTCGAGAGTCTTGTTCCTGCTCATTCAGTCAACGATGTTCGCATATAATGGCTGTTATGATAGCTGTTGGACTGCCATTGTTTCCTGAACCAGTACCTAAAA aaaaaaaggCCAGAAAATCGCGTTCGCAGCCGACAAAATATATTCGTCCATCAGTTCAACACTCGTTTATGGAATACGAACTTGCAGATACTTCCATGAATCAGCAGCCAACTGTTATTCCGATGATTGTGACAACGACAGATGGTGGAGAGAACTATGTTCCAGCTTCCATAGATCTCTCCTATCAAACTGCTTaa